The genomic window TTGTAAGTTTTTCTAAAGCTCTTTGATCACCAGCCTTTATTCTTTGTGCTAATTCTACCTCTTCATCAGCAGTAATTAGGTCAACTTTTCCAATTTCTTGTAGATATTTATCTAACGATGCAGTTTCACGATTAGTTACCTGCTTGGTGATTTTAAGTTGTCTCATGTTGTTGTCTCCCTATTTTTTAAAAGTGTACAAATGGTTATACGTAAGCAGTATCAAAAAAGTTACAATAAAATGAAAAATATTTTCAAAAAAAATCTCCAGTACTATAAAGTAATGGAGATTTTGACTTTTTGTCAAGCCTTTCTTAGTTGATAGAAGCGTCTTTAACTTCAATAAATTCTTTAACTGATACGGGAATTCCGCTTTTTGTAAAACCTTCTAATCTTACTTCGAAATTTCCAGAAACATCAGAGGTGTAAAAAGTAGTATTAGAGTCATTTAATTTTACTTCAGGAGCCCAGAATAATTGATTTCTGTAGTCTGGAATTCGAGCCTCATCTGTTTGATTTAGGTATTCAATTTTGTTGTATATTTTTTTTGGTTTCGCACTTAACATTGTCGTTTTTACGATTGAACTTCCTGTATGAGTACTGGTGAAATTTTTATCGAAAGTAGTAAAACTAACCAGCCCGTTAAATGGTTTTGATCCCACATAATAGCGTCCAATGATTACTTCTATTTTGTATACATTTTTCATTGGGTAATTCATCAGTTCATTTTGGTTTTCCAAATACAAACCGTCAACAAGCACCAATGCAGGTTCTGGTAATTGAGGAAAAATGCTTGGATCGTTCACATGCAGGTAATTTTTTCCATCTTTTTGTCTGATGAAAATGTCCGTTGCAACTTCAACAGAAGTCTCCTTTAGAGTTTTAAATCTTGTATAATCATCTAAAACATATTGTTTTGCCAATGGAGAATAAAAAGGTTCTAAAGTTGGTATTTTCGAAAGATTATCAACTTTTTTGTGGAAGTAAGCATTTTCAATTTGAGCTGCAATCGATCTTTCTACTATGTTTTCTTTTAAGGCATAAGATAGTTCAGAAGCTGCAGGAAAAGATAAACCGCTATAATTAATTGCTGGATCATCATTTAATGTTAAGGTGTAATTTTCTGCTTTTTCATCAATTAGCTGAACCGTAATATTAGAGGTATAATAAACATCTTTCAGGTAAAAAACGAAATTGCCTCCGGCATCTGTCTGTGAAACTTCAAAAGTGAAAGATTTCCCAGGTAATGATAGGCCGACAAATTTACCATTTATAATATCCGTGCCATTCTTTGAAACTATTTTCCCAGAAATTACTTCGCCGCGAACCTCTGGTAAGATTAATTTATTTGTTTGATTTTGAAGATCAATTAAATTTGTTTCTTTTGATGAAGTAGAAAAATCTGCTGCTGTTGCTTGAGTCTTGCTAGCTAGATTATCGATTTTACGAACAGATAACGAGTAATTCCCATCTTCGTACAAAGAATTTGCAGACTCTATTTTTAAGTCTACCAATTCACGATTCGTAAATGTCTTTTTAGGCAATCTAAGTTTTATATTCGGGTTTGTGCTGGCAGTATTCTCAATACTTACAGGTAAAACCGTTTGAATTGTTGGCGCAGCAATATTTCCTGTGTTGAGTTTTTGTTCAGCTCCATCTTTTGATTTAAATGGATTGATAATTTTAACATCTATTTGGAAATAATCTGAAACATTTTTGTTCAGCATCCAAGTCGTGTAGCTGATTAGTTTGTAATTCCCGGTTTTTAGAGTTGTTGGTATAAAAAAGTCACCTTGGCCAGTACTATTTTTTAAAGCAATTTTAGTTTTAAAAACCGATTTTTTACTTTCATCTACCAATTCTACATAGGCAATTTTGCTAATAGTGCTAGGTGATTTGTCTGATGATTTTATACAGTAAATTTTAAACAAGATCGTTTCTCCAGAAACAAATGTTGAAGCATTTGCATGGGTAAATACCGTTTCGTCTAATGTAACGGTTTGTGCGTTTATTAGTTGTGCACTAATTAGTGCAAACAATACTAAAAGATTTTTTAATTTGTCCAAAATGATGGTATTTGGTTAGACGAAAATGATGTACAGTCTCCGCATTCTACAGGAACCATGTAGTAAAATGCACCTTCTATGTTGTATTTATAACTAATTGTATTAGAGTTAAGTCTGTCGATTAATACGTTTCCACGACAGGGAATAGGCATGCTTAAACCAAAACAAAATTTGTACTCTTCTTCAGTACAATCTGTATAATAAGGCGGCAGCATTTCGCCAGGAAAGAGGTCTGCATAATTAAAGAACATTCTTTTTGATGAAAAAGAAGAAACTTCAAAAAATCCAATTGCTTTTTGGTCTGTATGAGAAATACATTTAATATTTCCGTTAATAAAACCTGGCTGTTTCGGAGAAAGCACACTTCCTGAACTTGAAATTTCTTTCATTGTTCTTCGAAATGTATAAGATTCTAAACTCTGTACATATTGTTTTACTAAAATACTGTAACGATGACTGATAATGTAGTTTTGGTCACTGATGAATCGAACAGGGAAATTAACACGGTCTTCCTGTAAATCTGTAGTGCTTGTCAGAATAATTTCATTAGATGATTTTGTGCTGTAGCAAATTCTTGTGTTCGGATCATTTGGTTCTAAGCCTACTGTACGCGGTTCTGGTTTTACCACTAGTTTTTCTTGTCTGTAAACAGGTGCTATTATTTTATATGTTTCATCATATTCATATCTGTAATATTTTGACGTATTACTAGGATCGTAATTGGTTACTCGTATTTGAACGCCGCGTCCTTCCTTACTGTCTGTAACAACTGCAGGAACTACATCTAATATTGGGTTTTCTGTAGTCAGTGTTTCATTAGAAGATTCGTAAACTTTTCCGTCTTTAGTTCTAATTTCTAAAGTATAAATAGTATTTGGAGTTGCTTGAAAAGGATTTTCAGAGACATAAACTCCATCCTGCTCTCTAAATGGGTAAACAGTTCCAAGATTATCCTTAACTACTACTGTAGCTCCAGTTTCATTTTGTACGCCGGTATCTTCTAAACGAGCTGTTTTAGAAATTTTTATTTCATGAGTTTTTAGTTCGTTCGTTATCGTTGCTTCAACAACCAATGCTTCTTCATAGGTATCAGATTGTAAGGCATAGTTTTCTGCACAGCTTGAAAGTAAAATGCTAAATAGCAGCAGAAGAATGGGTTTATTTTTAAATAATGTTTTCATGATATTTGAATCCATTTTGGGATATTAAAATTTAAAGTTATAAGTAATACTAGGAACAGGAATAGAAAAAATGGATGTTTTGTATCCTTTTACTTTTCCAGATTGATCTGTTACAAAATAAATCGAATAAGGATTGTTACGTCCTAATACATTGTAAACAGAGATGTTCCAGAAACTATGAGCAAGCTTTTTAATCTTATGATTTCCTTCAATATTAATTCCAATATCTAAACGAATATAATCTGGAATTCTGTATTTATTTCTGTCGCTGTAGAGTGTGTATTCGGCACCTCCATAGTTATAAGTTCCAATTGGGAAAGTAATTGGTCTTCCGGTTTGATATAAAAAGTTCGTTGATAAACTATATCGCTTTGTAAATTTATAATTTAATACCGCACTCAAGTCGTGTGGCTTGTCAAAATTTGAGGCAAAATATTTTCCGTTGTTTACTTTCTCTTCGTTAAACTGTCCGTCAAGTTTAATAAGTGATCTAGAGTAAGTGTATCCAATCCATCCATTTAAATTACCCACTTGCTTTTTAATTAAAAACTCAACTCCGTATGCTTTACCTTCGCCTTGTAGTAGTTCTGTTTCTACGTTTTCATTTAAAAGCAGTTGTGCGCCAACTTTATAATCTAAGATGTTTTTAGATGTTTTATAATAACCTTCAAGACTCAGTTCGTATTCTTCATCTTTTAAATTTTTATAAAGACCCAAAGAAACTTGCTGAGCGCTTTGTGGTCGTACATTTGTATCCGATAACTTCCAAGTATCGGTCGGAGACTGAGTTACATTACTAGATAAAAGGTGAATATATTGTCTCGTTACATCATAACTTACTTTTGCTGAGAAATCTTCTGCAAAGAAATATCGAGCAGCAATACGAGGTTCCAGTCCGCCGTATGTTTTTACAACTTCATTATTGTTGTAATGTTCAGTCCTTATTATAGTTGCATCATTTAAAGGTAATCCTTCTTGATAAATATTAACATCTGCAGCTCCTAAAGAGGCATAGAACGAATATCTTAAACCTAAATCAATTAATAATTTGTCGCTAAATTTAAAATTATCACCAATATAAACACCAGATTCTAAAGCCTTTTCTTTTGCAATATCTGTAGCTGCTAAAGTTGCTTCGGGCTTTGTCGGGTGTTGGTATCCAGGAGATATATTATACAATTTGCTGGCAATTCCATAAGAAAGATTATGTTTCTCATTTAGCGCATAATTAAACTTCAGTTGTAATTGAGACTCATTAATTTTATATCCGAAATCAAATGAATTAACATCATCTGTATTATAGTCAATATTGAATTTGTATTCACTATTTGTGAAAATAAGTGCCGATTTGTGTTTTTTATTATAAGTGTGATCCCATTTTAGAGATGCTAACCTATTTGTATATTTAAAAACAGAATCTGAACTTATCGCAAATTTATCGTTACTGTAATATACTGTGGCTTCTAAATTATTGTTAGCGCTTAATGCATTATTGTATTTTACAATCGCGTCGTAAAAACTAGCCTGGCTGTTTTTTAAATTTTCATCATCTAATGTTTTCAAAATCCAATCCGAATAAGTTGCTCTTCCTCCGAAAAGTATGCTCGATTTATTCTTTTTAATTGGAGTTCCAAAACTTAAGTTTGAAGTAACTGGTCCAATGGCACCTTCACCAGAAAATTTCTCAGGATTTCCATTTTTGGTCGTAATATCGAATACAGATGATAATCTTCCTCCAAAATCGGCAGGAATACTTCCTTTATAAATATCTGCTTTCTTGGCAGTGTATGGATTAATTGCCGAGAAGAATCCTAAAAAGTGCTGTGGATTATACAGTACAGCATTATCTAAAAGTATTAAGTTTTGATCTTCTTTTCCGCCTCGTACATTGAATCCAGCAGATCCTTCTCCTGTAGTTTTAATACCTGGGAAAGTTGTGGCAACTTTCAAGATATCTCTTTCTCCCAAAATTAAAGGGACATTTTTCATGCCTTCAATGTCAATAGAAACTAAACCAGAAATAAC from Flavobacterium fluviale includes these protein-coding regions:
- a CDS encoding DUF4249 domain-containing protein; translated protein: MKTLFKNKPILLLLFSILLSSCAENYALQSDTYEEALVVEATITNELKTHEIKISKTARLEDTGVQNETGATVVVKDNLGTVYPFREQDGVYVSENPFQATPNTIYTLEIRTKDGKVYESSNETLTTENPILDVVPAVVTDSKEGRGVQIRVTNYDPSNTSKYYRYEYDETYKIIAPVYRQEKLVVKPEPRTVGLEPNDPNTRICYSTKSSNEIILTSTTDLQEDRVNFPVRFISDQNYIISHRYSILVKQYVQSLESYTFRRTMKEISSSGSVLSPKQPGFINGNIKCISHTDQKAIGFFEVSSFSSKRMFFNYADLFPGEMLPPYYTDCTEEEYKFCFGLSMPIPCRGNVLIDRLNSNTISYKYNIEGAFYYMVPVECGDCTSFSSNQIPSFWTN
- a CDS encoding TonB-dependent receptor — translated: MKKIILALVVIILSCNLSFSQNTNEKVTITFNNQTLPEALKAIEASTSYKFYFDPVWVDSNKTLISGTYSNVTVDELLDKLLSKTDLNFIVLKNKIILTLNQTIHEDLPAGFFVDAPADAVSKKSGSDNPVFYQQYDSINNYSVNKKSAIVFIGKENNDLTKKNFTVTGTIRNEETGKAEPNIYIRVRNKNINTSTDLDGNYSLQLPRGTNVIEIKSLNHKEVTKTVVVYDNGNLDININEKSNQLDEVVIKKKGQKTTESVISGLVSIDIEGMKNVPLILGERDILKVATTFPGIKTTGEGSAGFNVRGGKEDQNLILLDNAVLYNPQHFLGFFSAINPYTAKKADIYKGSIPADFGGRLSSVFDITTKNGNPEKFSGEGAIGPVTSNLSFGTPIKKNKSSILFGGRATYSDWILKTLDDENLKNSQASFYDAIVKYNNALSANNNLEATVYYSNDKFAISSDSVFKYTNRLASLKWDHTYNKKHKSALIFTNSEYKFNIDYNTDDVNSFDFGYKINESQLQLKFNYALNEKHNLSYGIASKLYNISPGYQHPTKPEATLAATDIAKEKALESGVYIGDNFKFSDKLLIDLGLRYSFYASLGAADVNIYQEGLPLNDATIIRTEHYNNNEVVKTYGGLEPRIAARYFFAEDFSAKVSYDVTRQYIHLLSSNVTQSPTDTWKLSDTNVRPQSAQQVSLGLYKNLKDEEYELSLEGYYKTSKNILDYKVGAQLLLNENVETELLQGEGKAYGVEFLIKKQVGNLNGWIGYTYSRSLIKLDGQFNEEKVNNGKYFASNFDKPHDLSAVLNYKFTKRYSLSTNFLYQTGRPITFPIGTYNYGGAEYTLYSDRNKYRIPDYIRLDIGINIEGNHKIKKLAHSFWNISVYNVLGRNNPYSIYFVTDQSGKVKGYKTSIFSIPVPSITYNFKF